Proteins found in one Drosophila busckii strain San Diego stock center, stock number 13000-0081.31 chromosome 2R, ASM1175060v1, whole genome shotgun sequence genomic segment:
- the LOC108595804 gene encoding glutaredoxin-C4: MGSVVSALHTPMMYVNMDGPHARFIREIIANNKVVIFSKSYCPYCSMAKEQFRKLDVKMTIVELDYRPDGDEIQAVLGEMTGARTVPRCFINGKFVGGGTDVKRLYEQGILQRYFQ; the protein is encoded by the coding sequence ATGGGTTCCGTTGTCAGCGCACTGCACACACCAATGATGTATGTCAACATGGACGGACCCCATGCGCGTTTCATTCGCGAAATCATTGCCAACAACAAGGTTGTGATATTTAGCAAATCGTATTGTCCATACTGCAGCATGGCCAAGGAGCAGTTCCGAAAGCTGGACGTTAAGATGACTATTGTGGAGCTGGACTATCGACCGGATGGCGATGAGATACAAGCGGTGCTGGGCGAAATGACTGGAGCACGCACTGTGCCGCGTTGTTTTATCAATGGCAAGTTCGTTGGGGGCGGCACAGATGTGAAGCGTCTCTATGAACAGGGAATACTGCAGAGATACTTTCAATGA